A DNA window from Planctomycetota bacterium contains the following coding sequences:
- a CDS encoding prepilin-type N-terminal cleavage/methylation domain-containing protein, with amino-acid sequence MKRVRGFTLVELLVVLAILALLIGLLIPGINHVRSRAKEMASQSNMKQWGIGYVNFATERKGLLPWEGEKDAAKMPLNLADRQRWWGNVVPPYVDQPAYASLALPDAAVPVPPDSGSIFIDPSAKTPSGFASGQSVFTGWTIPNSKSKFFFCYVPNSNLNNSLAAEMDALPSTDERSTAKKYDPKTGATTPEWIDARRMRVSRLKKPSNTVLLMEMRSIPEELDGAGTRDGKTPDLWHPYYGETLNRHRGDWQRFAARHRNGGHILYADGHADWYENTVACTPAGGSEPSKDKTVDFNRADLIWDPLGRSTLSDL; translated from the coding sequence ATGAAAAGGGTCCGTGGCTTCACCTTGGTGGAACTGCTGGTGGTCCTCGCCATCCTGGCGCTGCTCATCGGCCTGCTCATACCGGGTATCAACCATGTGCGCTCCCGCGCCAAGGAAATGGCCAGTCAGTCCAACATGAAGCAGTGGGGGATCGGCTACGTCAATTTCGCCACCGAGCGCAAGGGCCTGCTTCCCTGGGAGGGAGAGAAGGACGCCGCCAAGATGCCGCTCAATCTGGCGGACCGGCAGCGCTGGTGGGGCAACGTCGTGCCGCCCTACGTGGATCAGCCCGCCTACGCGAGCCTGGCTCTTCCCGACGCCGCGGTTCCGGTGCCGCCCGATTCCGGGTCGATCTTCATCGATCCCTCTGCGAAGACACCCTCGGGCTTTGCCAGCGGACAGAGCGTTTTCACGGGGTGGACGATCCCCAACTCCAAGTCGAAGTTCTTCTTCTGCTACGTGCCCAACTCCAACCTGAACAACTCGCTCGCCGCCGAGATGGACGCGCTGCCCTCGACCGACGAGCGCAGCACCGCGAAGAAGTATGACCCCAAGACCGGGGCCACCACGCCCGAATGGATCGACGCGCGCCGAATGCGCGTCTCCCGACTGAAGAAGCCCTCGAACACGGTGCTGCTCATGGAGATGCGCAGCATTCCGGAGGAACTCGACGGGGCGGGGACGCGCGACGGCAAGACCCCGGACCTCTGGCATCCCTACTACGGTGAGACCCTTAACCGCCATCGAGGGGACTGGCAGCGCTTCGCGGCGCGGCATCGCAACGGCGGCCACATCCTCTACGCCGACGGCCACGCGGATTGGTATGAGAACACCGTGGCGTGCACGCCTGCCGGCGGAAGCGAGCCTTCGAAGGACAAGACGGTCGATTTCAACCGCGCCGACCTGATCTGGGATCCGCTCGGGCGATCGACGCTGTCGGATCTTTGA
- a CDS encoding peptidylprolyl isomerase — translation MAYPTATISTELGDIEVELWNDVAPGHAENFLKLAKKGFYDGLIFHRIIPGFVIQGGCPKGDGTGGPGWQVKAEFNKKQHVPGTLSMARSGHPDSAGSQFFVCLTREQCQHLDNQYTAFGQVTKGMEVVEKIAATPVEPRSGRPLKPTKMTKVTASAK, via the coding sequence ATGGCCTACCCAACCGCGACCATCTCAACGGAGCTCGGCGACATCGAAGTGGAACTTTGGAACGACGTGGCTCCCGGCCACGCCGAGAATTTCCTCAAGCTTGCCAAGAAGGGCTTCTACGACGGGCTCATCTTCCACCGGATCATCCCCGGCTTCGTCATCCAGGGCGGTTGCCCCAAGGGCGACGGCACCGGCGGTCCGGGCTGGCAGGTGAAGGCTGAGTTCAACAAGAAGCAGCATGTGCCCGGCACCCTCAGCATGGCGCGAAGCGGCCATCCCGACAGCGCCGGCAGCCAGTTCTTTGTCTGCCTGACCCGCGAGCAGTGCCAGCACCTGGACAATCAGTACACCGCGTTCGGCCAGGTCACCAAGGGCATGGAGGTCGTCGAGAAGATCGCGGCCACGCCGGTGGAGCCGCGCTCGGGCCGGCCGCTCAAGCCGACCAAGATGACCAAGGTCACCGCGTCTGCGAAGTAG
- a CDS encoding peptidylprolyl isomerase gives MTTDAGTIRIAFAPDAAPATVRNFVTLADQGFYNNTIFHRIVPMNREGQPFVIQGGDPTGTGDGGPGWNLALEPSDLPHDFGVVGMARGDDPNSAGSQFYFALSRAGTARLDGQYCAFAYAVAGRDTLRKMAEASIADAATGRPANAPKILRVEIVPAPPRVPGENRRDQRVRAESVEPPASVPTSQTR, from the coding sequence ATGACCACCGACGCCGGAACGATCCGCATCGCCTTCGCGCCGGACGCGGCGCCCGCGACGGTGCGGAACTTCGTCACGCTCGCCGACCAGGGCTTCTACAACAACACCATTTTCCACCGCATCGTCCCCATGAACCGCGAGGGGCAGCCCTTCGTGATTCAGGGCGGGGATCCCACCGGCACGGGCGATGGCGGACCGGGCTGGAACCTGGCCCTTGAACCCAGCGATTTACCGCACGATTTCGGCGTGGTCGGCATGGCCCGCGGCGACGATCCCAATTCCGCGGGGAGCCAGTTCTACTTTGCGCTCTCCCGCGCGGGAACGGCGCGGCTGGACGGTCAGTATTGCGCCTTCGCCTACGCGGTGGCCGGGCGCGACACGCTCCGCAAGATGGCCGAGGCGAGCATCGCCGACGCGGCCACGGGGCGGCCCGCCAATGCACCGAAGATTCTGCGCGTCGAGATCGTTCCGGCGCCGCCGCGCGTGCCCGGGGAGAACCGGCGCGACCAGCGCGTGCGTGCCGAGAGCGTCGAGCCGCCCGCTTCCGTTCCTACTTCGCAGACGCGGTGA
- the gatB gene encoding Asp-tRNA(Asn)/Glu-tRNA(Gln) amidotransferase subunit GatB: protein MPLAIQHTRLIVGLEIHVELCTRSKMFTRAPNPAHVDFDGSEPNSLVDPLVAALPGTLPVMNRAAVEMAVRVGMALECAIAGQCRWDRKNYFYPDLPKGYQISQYDQPLCGEGKFELPLEDGTTKSIGIIRAHLEEDTGKLGHELPGGRKYDGSLVDLNRAGTPLLEIVTAPDFSTAGEVVAFAQALRVLCRFLGVTEGVMQKGHMRFEPNINVEITLADGSAVRTPIVEVKNLNSFKAVRGAIEYEHIRQVEAWKQDGRVMGRGMKATRGWLDEKNETVLQREKEDAHDYRYFPDPDLVPVRVDAAWQKHIRDSLIEPPLRRQRRYQQEWGLLPIDAENLVAERPDCLYFEECVAAAGSTPAAGFAVGKLLLNAGSKRANEKKVLIHQLGAKPARVAELVKLRESNEVGPQAADHLFGFMCDSDEPVRVLAEKHGLLQVRDDSALDAWVEEAIQAQPQAAADVAAGKDAATGRLVGHVMKLSKGKADAKSINERLLKRLRK from the coding sequence ATGCCGTTGGCTATCCAGCACACCCGCCTGATCGTGGGGCTTGAGATCCATGTCGAGCTCTGCACGCGCAGCAAGATGTTCACCCGGGCCCCTAATCCCGCCCACGTGGACTTCGACGGGTCCGAGCCGAACTCGCTGGTGGACCCGCTGGTGGCGGCTCTTCCGGGCACGCTGCCGGTCATGAACCGCGCCGCGGTCGAGATGGCCGTGCGGGTCGGCATGGCCCTGGAGTGCGCGATCGCCGGGCAGTGCCGCTGGGACCGGAAAAATTATTTTTATCCCGACCTGCCCAAGGGCTACCAGATCAGCCAGTACGACCAGCCCCTTTGCGGCGAGGGGAAATTCGAGCTGCCCCTGGAGGATGGAACCACCAAGAGCATCGGCATCATTCGCGCTCACTTGGAAGAGGACACCGGCAAGCTCGGGCATGAGCTGCCCGGCGGCCGCAAGTATGACGGCAGCCTGGTGGATCTGAACCGTGCGGGCACGCCGCTGCTGGAGATCGTCACCGCGCCGGACTTTTCCACCGCCGGCGAAGTGGTCGCCTTCGCGCAGGCCCTGCGCGTGCTCTGCCGCTTCCTCGGCGTAACCGAAGGTGTGATGCAGAAGGGCCACATGCGCTTCGAGCCCAACATCAATGTCGAGATCACGCTCGCGGATGGCTCCGCGGTGCGCACTCCCATCGTCGAAGTGAAGAACCTGAACTCCTTCAAGGCGGTGCGCGGCGCCATCGAATACGAGCACATTCGACAGGTCGAGGCCTGGAAGCAGGATGGACGCGTCATGGGTCGGGGCATGAAGGCGACGCGCGGCTGGCTCGACGAGAAGAACGAGACCGTGCTGCAGCGTGAGAAAGAGGACGCGCACGACTATCGCTACTTCCCCGATCCCGATCTGGTGCCGGTGCGGGTCGACGCCGCATGGCAGAAGCACATTCGAGACTCCCTGATCGAGCCGCCGCTGCGGCGCCAGCGCCGCTACCAGCAGGAATGGGGTTTGCTCCCGATCGACGCTGAAAACCTGGTGGCCGAGCGGCCCGATTGCCTCTATTTCGAGGAGTGTGTCGCCGCCGCCGGGTCGACGCCCGCGGCGGGTTTCGCCGTGGGCAAGCTGCTGCTCAATGCGGGCTCCAAGCGGGCCAACGAGAAGAAGGTTCTCATCCATCAGTTGGGCGCCAAGCCGGCGCGCGTGGCCGAGTTGGTGAAGCTGCGCGAGTCGAACGAGGTCGGTCCGCAGGCCGCCGATCATCTCTTCGGATTCATGTGCGACTCCGACGAGCCTGTGCGGGTGCTGGCGGAAAAGCATGGATTGCTTCAGGTGCGTGATGATTCGGCGCTGGACGCGTGGGTGGAGGAGGCGATCCAGGCGCAGCCACAGGCCGCGGCCGACGTTGCTGCGGGCAAGGACGCCGCGACCGGGCGGCTGGTCGGTCATGTCATGAAATTGTCCAAGGGAAAGGCCGACGCCAAGAGCATCAACGAGCGGCTTCTCAAGCGGCTGCGGAAATGA
- a CDS encoding hypoxanthine phosphoribosyltransferase — MSEPNLEPGEVVVAQEAIARRLPVLAAEIAASLGSNVEGLVIMPVLTGALVFAADLIRCMPNRLRVDLATVRSYGSGTTSQGPKMEGVIPQGVKGRHVLLVDDILDSGRTLTYLRKVVQESGALSVRSCVLLRKQLPAAMATPCEFVGFEVADLFVAGYGLDYDGWYRNLPDVVCLRPRGQSGAVVR; from the coding sequence ATGAGCGAACCCAATCTTGAACCTGGTGAAGTGGTCGTGGCCCAGGAAGCCATCGCACGGCGGCTTCCGGTGCTGGCCGCGGAGATCGCGGCCTCGCTCGGGAGCAATGTCGAGGGCTTGGTCATCATGCCGGTCCTCACCGGAGCGCTGGTCTTCGCCGCGGACCTGATCCGCTGCATGCCCAACCGATTGCGCGTCGATCTGGCGACCGTCCGCAGCTATGGCTCGGGCACCACGAGCCAGGGACCGAAAATGGAGGGGGTCATTCCCCAGGGGGTGAAGGGACGGCATGTCCTGCTGGTCGACGACATTCTGGACAGCGGCCGCACGCTCACCTACCTGCGCAAGGTGGTGCAGGAGAGCGGGGCCTTGAGCGTGCGCTCCTGCGTGCTGCTGCGCAAGCAGCTGCCCGCGGCGATGGCGACCCCCTGCGAGTTCGTCGGATTCGAGGTGGCGGATCTCTTCGTCGCCGGCTACGGCCTCGACTACGACGGCTGGTACCGGAATCTTCCCGATGTGGTCTGCCTGCGTCCGCGAGGTCAGTCCGGCGCCGTGGTGCGCTGA
- a CDS encoding DnaJ domain-containing protein → MARDYYEILGVARDATADQIRDAHRKHARKYHPDLNKSPDAAAMFKETQEAYAVLSDAEKRAKYDRFGHAGESHGPAGGPDMGGFGGADAETLESIFGSFMGGGRGRAKRARGPQPGEDLTSSIQVGFMTAALGGTHHVDLQGPSGPISMDVRIPAGITADGKLRLRGKGAAGSGGGPSGDLVLSVKIAPHPWFRRDELDIQLEVPISISEAALGAKVSVPLLQGSAEIRIEPGTPSGRKLRLKGKGIHCPQGTGDFFAVVRIEPPAALSPEDAEFMRQLGERLPSPRVGAPWSELKTT, encoded by the coding sequence ATGGCGCGTGACTACTATGAGATCCTTGGCGTTGCACGCGACGCCACAGCCGATCAAATTCGCGACGCCCACCGCAAGCACGCCCGCAAATATCATCCCGACCTGAACAAGTCGCCCGATGCGGCGGCGATGTTCAAGGAGACGCAGGAGGCCTACGCGGTGCTCTCCGACGCGGAGAAGCGCGCCAAATACGATCGCTTCGGCCACGCCGGCGAATCGCACGGCCCGGCGGGCGGCCCGGACATGGGCGGGTTTGGCGGCGCCGACGCGGAGACGCTCGAGTCGATCTTCGGAAGCTTCATGGGCGGCGGACGCGGACGGGCCAAGCGCGCCCGCGGGCCGCAGCCGGGCGAGGATCTCACTTCCTCGATCCAGGTCGGCTTCATGACCGCGGCGCTGGGGGGCACACACCACGTCGACCTGCAGGGACCCTCCGGACCCATCTCCATGGACGTGCGGATTCCCGCGGGCATCACCGCCGACGGCAAACTGCGCCTTCGCGGCAAGGGCGCGGCAGGATCGGGCGGCGGACCCAGCGGCGACCTGGTGCTGAGCGTGAAGATCGCCCCTCATCCATGGTTCCGGCGCGACGAGCTGGACATCCAGCTCGAAGTGCCGATCTCAATTTCCGAGGCCGCGCTGGGAGCCAAGGTCTCTGTTCCCCTACTGCAGGGCTCGGCCGAGATCCGGATCGAGCCGGGCACGCCGAGCGGGCGCAAGCTGCGCCTGAAGGGCAAGGGGATTCACTGCCCGCAGGGCACCGGGGATTTCTTCGCCGTGGTGCGCATCGAGCCCCCCGCTGCGCTCTCGCCCGAGGACGCGGAGTTCATGCGCCAGCTCGGCGAGCGATTGCCTTCGCCGCGCGTCGGGGCCCCGTGGTCCGAACTCAAGACCACCTAG
- a CDS encoding PTS sugar transporter subunit IIA, which yields MNVLEVLNIDCVKVPLIARDKHGVIDELVDALAASGAVSDAAAIKQVVWQRESQRSTGIGEGLALPHGKSAAVKRIAMAIGKPGAPMEYDSIDKKPVRLIVLLVSPPECVSEHIQALGRISRLMTNPEFREKLYEAQCAESIYSLFRKAETAE from the coding sequence ATGAATGTTCTTGAAGTCCTGAATATTGATTGCGTCAAAGTTCCATTGATCGCCCGCGACAAGCACGGGGTGATCGATGAGCTGGTCGACGCACTGGCGGCCTCCGGGGCGGTCTCCGACGCGGCGGCGATCAAGCAGGTCGTCTGGCAGCGCGAATCGCAGCGCTCCACGGGGATCGGCGAGGGCCTGGCCCTGCCCCACGGCAAGAGCGCCGCAGTCAAGCGCATTGCCATGGCGATCGGCAAGCCGGGGGCGCCCATGGAGTACGACTCGATCGACAAGAAGCCGGTGCGGCTGATCGTCCTGCTGGTCAGCCCGCCCGAGTGCGTCTCCGAGCACATTCAGGCGCTGGGCCGCATCAGCCGACTGATGACCAATCCGGAGTTTCGCGAAAAGTTGTACGAGGCCCAGTGCGCCGAATCGATCTACAGTCTGTTCCGCAAGGCTGAAACCGCCGAGTGA
- the metK gene encoding methionine adenosyltransferase gives MSAKHLFTSESVSMGHPDKLADQISDAILDAMLKQDAKSRVACETLVTTGLCVVAGEVTTTGWVDIPGVVRSTVLKAGYDDAEKGFDGRSCGVSVALGKQSPDIARGVNTKNSKTKKKKAQGAGDQGMMFGFACSETPELMPLPIQMAHDLVRRQASIREKCTIEGLRPDAKSQVTVEYDGLIPTRIDTVVLSTQHAPMWNEKQDRLKREVIQHIIKPSLGRWWNSKIRVFVNPTGRFEIGGPHGDCGLTGRKIIVDTYGGRGRHGGGAFSGKDPSKVDRSAAYMARHIAKNIVAAKLAKVCEVQLSYAIGVAEPVSVHIDTQNTGEISDVRISKLVQDFFDLTPAGIIKHLDLLKPIYTPTAAHGHFGRRPGEGGPGTFTWEKTEDAPALARAAKRSKR, from the coding sequence ATGTCAGCGAAGCACCTTTTCACCAGCGAGTCCGTGTCGATGGGCCATCCCGACAAGCTTGCCGATCAGATCTCCGACGCCATCCTGGACGCCATGCTCAAGCAGGACGCGAAGAGCCGCGTCGCCTGCGAAACGCTCGTCACCACCGGCCTGTGCGTGGTCGCGGGCGAGGTGACGACGACGGGCTGGGTGGACATCCCGGGCGTGGTGCGCAGCACCGTGCTCAAGGCGGGCTACGACGACGCCGAGAAGGGCTTTGACGGCCGCAGCTGCGGCGTCAGCGTGGCCCTGGGCAAGCAGAGCCCTGACATCGCCCGCGGCGTGAACACCAAGAACTCCAAAACCAAGAAGAAGAAGGCGCAGGGTGCCGGCGACCAGGGCATGATGTTCGGATTCGCCTGCAGCGAGACCCCCGAGCTGATGCCGCTGCCGATCCAGATGGCGCACGATCTGGTGCGCCGCCAGGCGAGCATCCGCGAGAAGTGCACGATTGAAGGTTTGCGCCCCGATGCCAAGAGCCAGGTGACCGTCGAGTACGACGGCCTGATTCCGACCCGCATCGACACGGTCGTGCTCTCCACGCAGCACGCGCCGATGTGGAACGAGAAGCAGGACCGCCTGAAGCGCGAGGTGATCCAGCACATCATCAAGCCCTCGCTGGGACGCTGGTGGAACAGCAAGATCCGCGTCTTCGTGAACCCGACCGGTCGCTTCGAGATCGGCGGCCCCCACGGCGACTGCGGCCTGACCGGCCGCAAGATCATCGTGGACACCTACGGAGGCCGCGGCCGTCACGGCGGCGGCGCCTTCAGCGGCAAGGACCCAAGCAAGGTGGACCGCAGCGCCGCCTACATGGCCCGCCACATCGCCAAGAACATCGTCGCCGCCAAGCTGGCCAAGGTTTGCGAGGTTCAGCTCTCCTACGCCATCGGCGTGGCGGAGCCGGTCAGCGTTCACATCGACACCCAGAACACGGGCGAAATTTCCGACGTGCGGATCTCCAAGTTGGTCCAGGATTTCTTCGACCTGACGCCCGCCGGCATCATCAAGCACCTGGATCTGCTCAAGCCCATCTACACGCCGACCGCGGCGCATGGCCACTTCGGCCGGCGCCCCGGCGAAGGCGGCCCGGGCACCTTCACCTGGGAGAAGACCGAGGACGCCCCCGCACTGGCGCGGGCCGCCAAGCGGTCCAAGCGTTGA
- a CDS encoding bifunctional nuclease family protein gives MNPVKIPVQLSRIFIREMTDMQIIELSEVGGSRTFSIVIGLPEAFAIERRLKGVEIARPQTHDLLASVIEALGGELRRIEITDLSEGTFFARLVVARDDKEIAIDSRPSDAIALGVAQSVPILVAEHVLAAASAEAAAGISPVPEISADMEDEDDEEDDDQEIM, from the coding sequence ATGAATCCCGTGAAAATTCCAGTGCAACTTTCGCGCATTTTCATCCGCGAGATGACCGACATGCAGATCATCGAACTCTCCGAGGTGGGAGGTTCGAGGACCTTCTCAATCGTGATCGGGCTGCCCGAGGCCTTCGCCATCGAGCGAAGACTCAAGGGAGTCGAGATCGCCCGGCCACAAACCCACGACCTGCTCGCCTCCGTCATCGAGGCCCTGGGCGGCGAGCTGCGGCGCATCGAGATCACGGACCTCTCTGAGGGCACCTTCTTCGCCCGGCTGGTCGTGGCCCGCGATGACAAGGAGATCGCGATCGATTCGCGCCCCTCCGACGCAATCGCGCTGGGTGTGGCCCAGAGCGTCCCCATCCTGGTCGCCGAGCATGTGCTCGCCGCAGCCAGCGCCGAGGCGGCGGCGGGGATCAGTCCGGTGCCGGAAATCAGCGCCGACATGGAGGACGAGGACGACGAAGAGGACGACGACCAGGAGATCATGTGA
- a CDS encoding HAD-IA family hydrolase yields the protein MSTAAGARRVEWVVFDLGGVIIRIHRTWRDAAEAAGVRSPVDPAKHREEEFRSLISLQQRGVLSHDAFCRGVSELSGGLVHADDVSRIHASVILGAEPGAEQLLAELKRRGLATACLSNTNATHWEQMQSIPAFDAIEHRHASHLFQLEKPDEAIFRAFERATQARAASILYFDDLEENVAAAKRAGWNAVAIDPHRDTVPQIRVALEKYGAHP from the coding sequence GTGAGCACCGCGGCCGGCGCCCGGCGCGTCGAGTGGGTTGTCTTCGATCTGGGCGGCGTGATCATCCGGATCCATCGGACCTGGCGCGATGCGGCGGAGGCGGCGGGAGTGCGCAGCCCGGTCGATCCGGCGAAGCATCGCGAGGAAGAATTTCGCAGTCTCATCTCGCTGCAGCAGCGCGGCGTGCTTTCCCACGATGCATTCTGCCGCGGCGTGAGCGAACTCTCCGGCGGCCTGGTTCACGCCGACGATGTCTCGCGCATCCATGCCTCGGTCATTCTCGGCGCTGAGCCGGGTGCGGAGCAATTGCTCGCGGAACTGAAGCGCCGCGGCCTCGCCACCGCCTGTCTCTCCAACACAAACGCGACCCACTGGGAGCAGATGCAGTCCATCCCCGCCTTCGACGCCATCGAGCACCGGCACGCCTCCCATCTCTTTCAGCTGGAAAAACCCGACGAAGCCATCTTTCGCGCCTTCGAGAGGGCCACCCAGGCCCGCGCCGCGAGCATCCTCTATTTCGACGACCTCGAGGAGAACGTCGCGGCCGCGAAGAGGGCGGGCTGGAATGCCGTTGCCATCGATCCCCACCGGGACACCGTGCCCCAGATCCGCGTCGCCCTGGAAAAGTACGGGGCGCATCCATGA
- the truD gene encoding tRNA pseudouridine(13) synthase TruD, which produces MSESPAEASRNPFPSPLCRRTLLEAAPLAGRIKLRPEDFLVEELPLFDLTGAGEHVHLGVQKIGLRHDELIAIVADHCGVSPRAVGYAGMKDKRAITQQSLSIHLPGRADPPPLDHPNVRILWSKRHQAKLRVGQLLGNRFAIRLRGIDPSRIPGIHRDLYRLARTGVPNAFGPQRFGYRLNGHWLGRFLALQDWQGFLDELLGASGSGFPPQQRERRETYHRGEFRSAIAGWARSDFAERAALKALSEGASPREAVLAIKPQMRDFWICALQSAIFNAVLDQRLQEGTFDEFMPGDLAFLHEGGAIFRITQAMLDNPQEKASLKARLLAFEISPSGPLAGPSVMWGEGSVLQCERNAIAHFDLDPQVFLDPKFEPPGSRRALRIALTHPQAESGADEHGDFIRLAFDLPRGAYATNVLQELFGGGIVEEYG; this is translated from the coding sequence ATGAGCGAGTCCCCCGCGGAAGCTTCGAGGAATCCCTTTCCCTCGCCGCTCTGCCGACGCACGTTGCTCGAGGCAGCGCCGCTGGCGGGAAGGATCAAGCTTCGCCCGGAGGACTTCCTGGTGGAGGAGCTTCCGCTCTTCGACCTCACCGGCGCGGGCGAGCATGTGCATCTGGGCGTTCAAAAAATCGGCCTTCGCCACGACGAGCTGATCGCGATCGTCGCCGACCACTGCGGCGTTTCGCCACGGGCCGTCGGATACGCCGGCATGAAGGACAAGCGCGCGATCACCCAGCAGTCACTGTCGATCCACCTGCCGGGCCGGGCGGACCCGCCTCCACTGGACCACCCGAACGTGCGGATTCTCTGGAGCAAGCGGCATCAGGCGAAGTTGCGCGTCGGCCAGCTTCTTGGCAATCGCTTCGCGATCCGGCTTCGCGGCATCGATCCCTCGCGCATCCCCGGAATTCATCGCGACCTCTACCGGTTGGCGAGGACCGGCGTTCCCAACGCCTTCGGTCCGCAGCGATTCGGCTATCGACTCAACGGCCACTGGCTGGGCCGATTCCTGGCGCTCCAGGATTGGCAGGGTTTTCTCGACGAGCTGCTGGGTGCATCGGGCTCGGGATTTCCGCCGCAACAGCGGGAGCGCCGCGAGACCTACCACCGCGGGGAATTCCGCTCCGCCATCGCCGGCTGGGCGCGGTCGGATTTCGCCGAACGCGCGGCGCTGAAGGCCCTTTCGGAAGGAGCCTCGCCACGGGAAGCGGTCCTGGCCATCAAGCCCCAGATGCGCGACTTCTGGATCTGTGCGCTGCAATCGGCCATCTTCAACGCGGTGCTCGATCAAAGGCTCCAGGAGGGGACGTTTGACGAATTCATGCCGGGGGACCTGGCGTTTCTGCACGAAGGTGGCGCGATTTTCCGCATCACGCAGGCCATGCTCGACAACCCGCAGGAGAAGGCCTCCTTGAAAGCGCGGCTTCTTGCGTTCGAGATTTCACCCAGCGGTCCGCTGGCGGGTCCCAGCGTGATGTGGGGCGAAGGCTCGGTCCTTCAATGCGAACGGAATGCGATCGCGCACTTCGATCTCGATCCCCAGGTGTTTCTGGATCCGAAGTTCGAGCCTCCGGGCTCGCGCAGGGCATTGCGGATCGCACTGACGCACCCGCAAGCCGAGTCCGGCGCCGACGAGCATGGCGACTTCATCCGCCTGGCGTTCGACCTGCCAAGAGGTGCGTATGCCACGAATGTGCTCCAGGAGCTCTTCGGCGGCGGCATCGTTGAGGAATATGGTTGA
- a CDS encoding nucleoside deaminase, whose protein sequence is MRRALRLARRAGATGEIPVAAVVYRKGEIVAEAANDREASKDPAGHAELVALRRAGAKLGRWRLHDCRLAVTLEPCPMCAGAIVNSRLEALVFGTSDPKAGAVGSLYHIPQDPRLNHRLPCAGGIYQSEAAGLLRGFFAQRRLVQTSRGL, encoded by the coding sequence ATGCGGAGGGCGCTTCGACTCGCGCGGAGGGCGGGCGCTACAGGTGAAATTCCGGTGGCCGCGGTGGTCTACCGCAAGGGCGAGATCGTGGCGGAGGCGGCCAACGACCGCGAAGCCTCCAAAGATCCGGCCGGACATGCCGAGCTGGTGGCCTTGCGACGGGCGGGCGCCAAGCTCGGGCGCTGGCGCCTTCATGATTGTCGGCTGGCCGTGACGCTTGAGCCCTGCCCGATGTGCGCCGGCGCCATCGTCAACTCGCGCCTGGAAGCGCTGGTCTTCGGCACGAGCGATCCGAAGGCCGGGGCGGTGGGGTCGCTCTACCACATTCCCCAAGACCCGCGATTGAATCATCGACTTCCCTGTGCAGGCGGGATCTACCAATCGGAAGCGGCCGGACTCCTAAGGGGTTTCTTCGCTCAAAGAAGGCTGGTCCAAACTTCACGCGGTTTATAA